From the Candidatus Nealsonbacteria bacterium CG07_land_8_20_14_0_80_39_13 genome, the window AAAATAGGACAATCAACGATGAAAGATAAGCCAAGGGGACAATCCTTGAGACTTCTTCAACCTGCAAAGCTTTTAGAAAAAATCCATTGGACAAGATGTAAACTATTCCCGCCACAATGGCGAGAAAAATATTAAAATAAGACAAAGAAGAAAGTCCATGGTAAACGGTAATTATTACGCTTATTATCAAACCAAAAAAACCAAGCAATATCATTGGAATAAATGCCTGCTTAATCCACTTAGCAAATATAAATTTATCTATCGTGGCTGAAATTGCCCAGCATAAGGTGGCCAAAATTGAAAGCAAAACCCACATAAATTACTTATCTTATTTATTTTTTTTATTTTTTTTATTTTTTTACTTCTTGAACGCCGAGATCGCGACAAATTTTTTCAGCTAAAAAATTACCACATCCTTGTGTCTGGGAACCGTAGATGATCGCTTAATCAACGGATTAAAAAAGACACTATGCTTAGCGCCTTCTCTAAGAAAAACACACCCATTCTTAACAAGATGTCTGATTAAATCTACTCTTTTCATTAAACAGAGATAGTGAATTGCTCTCTGGCGAAAACCTTGCCGATTTCTTTTTTTACTATCAATCGATTTGTTTCAAGGATTAAAAAAAGCGCTTCTCTAAGATTTTCCCTTGCTTCTTTAATGGTTCTGCCTTGAGTATTAACCCCCGGAATTTCCTCTATCCATCCCAAATACCATTTCCCTCTCTTTTTATATATAGCTGTAAATTTCTGTTTCATATTTTTAATTTTAATAAATAGCCCCTCCCTTGTCAATTATCAATTTCCTTATTTGATTTCTTTATCCAGAGAATTGGAGGGAATAAAGTTTGTAATATTCGCCTTGTTTTTCCATTAATTCCTGATGATTGCCCTGCTCCGCTATTCTTCCATTTTTAAGAACCAAGATCTTATCGGCATTTCTGATTGTGCTCAATCTGTGAGCAATAATAAAAGTGGTTCTGCCTTTGACAAGAACATCCAGCGCTTCCTGAACCAATTTTTCTGTCCTGACATCCAGAGAAGAAGTGGCCTCGTCCAGAATTAAAATCTTCGGCTCGCGGATCAAAGCTCTGGCAATGGCAATTCTCTGCCTTTGTCCGGCAGAAAGCTTAATCCCCCTCTCCCCGACGAATTGATTATATTTTTTGGGAAACTTTTCAATAAAATGGTCGGCGTTGGCCGCCTTGACCGCCTCTATTATTTTTTCATCGGAAACGGAAAATTTACCCAGCCTGATATTATTTTTAATGGTATTGTTGAAAAGAATTATATCCTGCGGGACATAGGCAATATTATCTCTTAAATTTTTTAACTTTAATTTCCTGATGTCGGTTCCGTCAATCATAATCTTTCCTTTATTCGGAATAATGTATAAGGAAAGCAAATCAACTAATGTTGTTTTCCCTTCTCCGCTTCCGCCGATTAAAGCGATTTTTTGGCCGGGGTTGGCGACAAGATTAATCTCGTCTAAAATCATTTTCCCCTTCTTGTAGCCGAAACTTACATTTCGAAATTCAACCTCGCCTTTAACGTCCTTCAAAACAATTCCTTTCTCGTTGTAATTTTCTTTTTTAACCTCCAAAAGCTTTTCCACTCTTTTAATAGCAGTCATTCCGGTTCTGAATATCTGCCACTCATACCCCAGAAGCGTTAATGGCTCATGAAGCAAATCCAAATAACCGAGGAACATTATAAATTCACCGACTGATATCCCGTCGATTTTCAAAAACCATATTCCGCTTCCGAAAACAACGATAAACCCGATGGAATAAAAAACTTTCTCCCATACATCCAAAGATATCCAAAGAAGATTAAAATTCTTCAAAACATTTCCGGCTTTCTCTTTATAATCCTCCCTCGTCATCTTTTTCTGAAATTCTTCAGCTGTGCAAGCCTTTATTGTTTGAGTATTTATAATAGAGTCGTGAAGGTTGCCTGAAGCGCTTTCAAAAACTTTATTGAGATTTTTTTGCGCCTTAATAATCGGGGGAGTTTTGTAAATAATAATCAGAAAATAGCCCAAAACGATAAAAATTGCTCCGAGGGCCAATTTCCATTCAATCGTAAACAAAATTGCGATTCCGATGATGGCCGTCAATACTTGAGGCAAAAACCAAGCCAAGACTTCATCTACGATGGTTTGAATATAATGAGCCGCTCTCTCAATCTTGGAATAAATACCGCCCATTTTCTTGGCTTTATGAAAGCTGATGGGCAATCTTGAAACATGCCATGACGCCAGACAAATTAAATCAGTATAAATATCTATGCCCAAAAAAGTAGTCCCTTGGTCAGATTTTAAATTCAGCAAAACGCCGATAATGTTCAGCGAAAACCATAGGCCTAAAACAGCAAAAATGATGCCCAAATCTGACAAGCCTTCTTGAGTTATATCCACTAATCTTCCGTAAATGTAGGGAACTATTGCCAAGAAAATAGAACTGGCCAAAGAAAGAAACACGAACTTATAAACTTCTTTCTTGTATCCCCTCAGATATTTCCAAATAATTTTTATTTCCCTTAAAAATTCCATAACTCTTTATTATTTATTTAAGTCGGGTTTGGATTGCGTTGCCGGTTAATTCTCTGATGGCGTCGTTGGCGATCCATTTGGCGGTTTTTGACTCCTTCTTCAAAATTTTCTTAGCAACCTCAATGGCCTTTTTATTTAAAACTGCGTTCCGCTTCCCTATCTGCCTCAACGCCCAATTAACAGCCTTTCTGACAAAATTCCTTTCATCATCGGACGCCTTTATGATAATCGGAAAAAAAATTTCAAACTGTTCATTTTTTATTTTTTTATCTTTCACGGCCAGAACAGCCATCAAAGCAAACCCGGCTCTTTTTTCAAATTCACGTTCGCGGGAACTCCATTCAACGCACTTTTCGCAAGCCGGTGGCAACTGCCAAAATAAATTAAGACAAACCCGATCGCAGACATCCCAAGAATCGAAATCCTTTATCCATCGATCCATTTGTTTTTCAGTAAAAATTTTCGGCTCAGCGATTATGCCTGCCAAAATCCTCGCTTCATGAATTCCTGTTTCCCAAAGTTCTTGAGATAATTTACTGTCCTTCCCGATTTCCTTTCCCAACTCCCTCAACTCCGGCATAGAAACCCCTAACATTTTCTTGCCCTGAATGCCAAAACGAGTCATGCCGGCAACATTTTTAGGATTAGAAAATTTTTTAAGTTTTAACAAAACACTCTTAGCTTCCATTTTTAAATTTTAATTTTCTGACCTCTTCTTTCTTCAATAATTTTTTCTATATTGCCTATTTCTTTCCTATAAGCGCAGAAATCGCATTCCTGATTTGCCACCGGAATTGCGTCTTTTGAAAGGCACTTATGGGCGTCAATAATTACTTGGTTCACCCACTCATCGCTTCCTTCATAAGGAATAATTTTAATATCAAATTCTATTTTAGCGTCAAACGAATCTTTGTCCGTATTGCCGTTGCAGTAGACGAAATATCCTGTATTGGAAACCTTAAAATCGTTCTTCCTGAAAAGCCACTGATAAATTTCCATTTGCCTTTTATAGCCCCTCTGCCATTCAGCATCCAAAGAAACTTCTCCGTTTTTTGAAGTCGCCTTATAATCAACTATGGACAACTCTCCTTCAGGATTAACCCAGACATCGTCAATGGCGCCCATTATCGTCAATCCGGTCGGCTCATGAAAATATCTAACGCCGGCCCTTGTGTCGCGCCACTCATTCATTTTTTCGTGCTGAAGAGGAACTAAGTCAAGGCCGTATTGGGTCATCAACGGATGAGCGGTTTTGCCGGCGCGATGAATATCAAATTCTTTTTTCAACAACTTATCAACGGCGCTGTTCAAGGTAAAAGGAAAACCGGGCGGCCGGCTTATGCCCATTCTTAGATCAAGGTAAAAGCACCTCGGACATTCCAAAAACAAATCAATTT encodes:
- a CDS encoding HicB family protein — protein: MKQKFTAIYKKRGKWYLGWIEEIPGVNTQGRTIKEARENLREALFLILETNRLIVKKEIGKVFAREQFTISV
- a CDS encoding DNA alkylation repair protein, which gives rise to MEAKSVLLKLKKFSNPKNVAGMTRFGIQGKKMLGVSMPELRELGKEIGKDSKLSQELWETGIHEARILAGIIAEPKIFTEKQMDRWIKDFDSWDVCDRVCLNLFWQLPPACEKCVEWSSREREFEKRAGFALMAVLAVKDKKIKNEQFEIFFPIIIKASDDERNFVRKAVNWALRQIGKRNAVLNKKAIEVAKKILKKESKTAKWIANDAIRELTGNAIQTRLK